The Anaerolineales bacterium region GAGGCCGAGGCGGCTCTGTTAGAAGTGCTGCATGGCGACGAGGACCCGCTCATCCAGCGCCGAGCGCTTGAATCGATGGGTTTCTCCAGCCGCCCCGAAGTGGCCGAGCTGATCGAGAACGCCTTTGACGGCGGCGAAGAGGAGTGGGTGAGCAGCGCTCTGTTCGCCATGGGCCGCTCAGCCGACGAGCGCTGGGGGCCGCAGGTGATGCATAGCCTGGCTGACCCCAATATGGAGATCAGCCGCGAGGCGGCCAAGGCCGCCGGCGAGCTGGAGCTCAGCGAGGCGCGCCCCGGCCTTTTTGATCTGCTGCAGGATGAAGAAAGCGAAGTGCGCCTGGCGGCTGCCTGGGCGCTATCGCAAATTGGCGGCAATGGCATAGCCGACGCACTTGAGGAAATGATCGAGCGCGCTGAAGATGAAGATGAGATCGATCTTCTCGAAAGCGCTATTGAAAACCTGGCCTTCGCCAATGAGATGGATGAGCTCAACTTGCTGGATTTCTCGCCAGAGGATCTGGAAGATTTTGCCAATCCCGACGCGGTTGACGACGAAGACCCCGATCAGGAATAGCATCCCCACCCCCGGTGGCGGCCTATAATTCATTCTTATGCGCACTCTGGGCCGCTTCGGCGCGCTTGCCGCCCTTGTTTGCTTTACCGCGCTGGCCCCGACAATCGGGGCCAGCGCGCAAGAGGTGGTGGAGTTCACTGCTCACACGGCTGATTATCACTTTAGCGAGAGCTTCAGTTTTGCGGCTGAGTTCAATAGCAGCGCGGTCATTCTGGATGGCTATGTCTTTTACCAGGTCGGTGAAAGCGAACGCATCTGGGTCTACGAGGGGGATGTAGGCCGCGGCCGCCTTGATGTAACCGTACGGCTGGATGATAGCAACCAGCCCAAAGCCTTTACTACTGTTCGTTATTGGTTCCGTATTGCTTCAGATCACGGCGAATTCTTTGAAAGCCCGCGCTATAACCTGTATTACGAAGACAATCGTTTCGATTGGCAGCAAGCTGAGCTTGGCGTATTCACCCTGTATTGGCACAGTGGCGGGCCAGAGCTGGCTGCGGCTGTGCTGACCGCCGCCGCCGAAGGCGTGGCCCGGGTGCAGGCGGTGTTGCCGCTGCCTCAGCCGCACCCGGTCACGCTGCGCGTTTATGCCAATCTGGCTGACCTGCAGCGCGCCGCCGATCTGGCTGCCTACCCCTGGGCGGCGGGGCACACGCAGCCCGGCGCCGGGGTGCTGCTGTTCGCTCTGGAACCTGGTGCGCCGCCGGCGGCTTTGCGCCGTGTTCCACACGAAGTGGCGCATCTCACGCTCTATGATGGGTTGGGGACGGAGGGCTTTGCCAACTTGCCAGCCTGGTTAAGCGAAGGCGTGGCTGTCCTCGCCGAAGGTGAGCCTGACCCGCAGCAGCTGGCCCTGCTGAATGCTGCGGCGCAGGCAGGTGCGTTGCCTGCGCTGTATTCACTCTGCGGTCAATTGCCGCAGGAACCCGGGCTGGCCCAGCTTGCATCCATACAGTCCGGCTCTCTGGTTCGGTATCTGGTGCAGCGCTTTAATCCAACCGGTTTTGCTATCCTGGTGGAAGCGTATGCGCGCAGTGGCGACTGCATCAATGCCCCACAAGCGGCTTTTGGCGTCGACCTGTTGCAGCTGGAGCTGGAATGGCGTGCGGCCACGTTTGAGCAGCCTGACCCGCTGGCCCAGGTACCATGGGGCACCATCGCTTCCGCTGCTGGAGTGGCAACGGTTTTGTGGCTAATCAGCCGGCTGGCGGCGCGCAGCGGGAGGTAGGATGAACGAACGCATGACGGCCATCGTGCGCGGTGGCGTGCAGGGCGTCGGCTTCCGCTATTTTGTGTGGCAGCAAGCCCGCAGCCTGGGCCTGACCGGTTGGGTGCGCAACTTGCTCAACGGCAATGTTGAGGTGCTGGCCGAGGGCAGCCGTGCTCACCTGGAGCAGATAGCCCTTGCCCTGCGCAGCGGCCCGCCAGCAGCCGATGTCAAAGACTGCGAGATCGAGTGGCTGCCAGCCAGCGATGAATTTGCTGGTTTTGACGTCAAGTATTAATTACTACAACCCCAGCCGTTTCTCTTTCAACGAAACAAAGCGGCCCTGACCCACAATGATGTGATCCAGCACTTCTAGTCCAAGGAGCTGCCCGGCTTCGCGGATGGCTTTGGTCAGCGCTATGTCGTCCGGGCTGGGTGTTGGGTCGCCGCTGGGGTGGTTGTGCACCAGGATGATCGCGGCGGCGTTCTTGCGGATCGCCGGTTTGAACACATCGGCAATGCGCACCGGCGCGCTGTTGAGTGAGCCGCGGTAGATCTCCGCAATTTCGATGACCTCGTTGCGCGTGGTCAGCAGGATCGTGCGCAGATGCTCTTGCTCCAGTGCGCTCATTTCGTATTGCACCAGCGTGGCCGCGTCTGCCGGGCTGCTGATGCGCACGCGCTGCTCGGGGTCCTGCGTGTGCAGGCGGCGGCCAAGCTCGATGGCAGCCTTGATCGTGGCGGCTTTGGCTTCGCCCAGGCCGTGGGTACTTTCCATCTCGGCAAAGTCGGCGCGGTGCAGGCCCGCCAGTCCGCCAAAGCTTTGCAGCAGGCGCTGAGCCAGCGCTACCGCGTTCTCGCCCTGCAAGCCAGTGCGCAGCAGCACGGCCAGCAGCTCAGCGGTGCTGAGTGAGCCTGCGCCGTGCTGTTTGAGCCGTTCGCGCGGGCGTTCGTTGATGGCAATGTCAGCTATGCGGTAGGTGGTTTCATCCCCCATAAGTGTAGTGTAATCAAAAATTAGCCACTTATGAGGCTGGCGTGGGCAAAATTGTTTTACGGTATATTCCCTGCATGCCATGGCGAGCCATTCTTTTCACTGTGCTGGCGTTGGCCTTGGGCAGCCTGGCGTGCAATATGCAGCGTGTGCTCGATCCTTCGCTGCCCACATCTACATTGCCCAGCGCCGCTCAGGCAACACCCGTCACCCCACAACCCACCGCTGCGCCCACCCCAACCAATAGCGCCCGCGTACAGTCTGCCGACCGCCTGTTCTTCTACGGCGATTGGGAAGGTGCGCTGGCTGAGTATCAACGCGTATATCAGAGCGATGAGCCGGATCTGCAGGCACCCGCGCTGCTGGGTGTGGGCCGTGCTTATGTGAAACTGGGCCGCTACGCCGAAGCGGCTACCGCGCTAAACAGCGTGATCAGCCAATTCTCGGCCAGCGAACATGCCGCCGCGGCCTATTTTGCCCTGGCGGAGATGCATACCCTGCAGAACAACCACGCTGCCGCGGCGCAGGCTTATCAGCAGTACATAGATACGCGCCCCGGCGTGCTGGATGCCTATGTACATGAGCTGCGCGGCGATGCCTTGCTGGCCGCTGCGGACACCGATGGCGCCCTGGCGGCTTACAACGCCGCCATGCTGGCCCCGCGCCTGGGCGATACGCTGGCCCTGCAGGTCAAGATCGGCAAGCTGCACACCACCCGCAATGACCATCAGGCTGCCATCCTGGTCTATCAGAACGTTTACACCACCACCGCCAACGATTATCTGAAGGCTGAGATGGACCTGCTGATGGGCCGCGCCTACCAGGCCATGGGCGACAGCGCCCAGGCGCACGCCTTGTTTCAGGATGCGGTTACCAAGTTTCCGCTGGCCTTTTCCTCGTATGCTGCTTTGGTGGAGCTGGTCAATGCCGGCGTGGCAGTGGATGAATTGCAGCGCGGCCTGGTGGACTATTACGCCGCTACCAATAGCAGCGGCAGCACCGCCACCGAGTTGTACCTGGTCGCGATCGCTGCTTTTGACCGCTATCTCAGCACCGCACCAGCAGACCACAACGATACGGCCCACTATTTCCGCGCCCTCTCTCTGCGTAATACTGGCGACTATGAAGCCGCCATCCGTGAGTTGGATGGCATGCTCGCCGAGCATCTCCTGGGCACCTATTGGCTGGACGGCTATTTGCAAAAAGCAGATATTCAATGGCGTTATCTGGATAACTTTGATGCTGCCATTGCCACCCTCGAGGGTTTCCTGGTGACCAACGCCGGCCATCCCAATGCGGCCCGGGTGCTTTATCAGGCGGGCATGGTCGCCGAAGTGGGTGGCCGGCTCACCCGCGCCGCCGAGATCTTCCCGCGTGTGGCCAACGAATATCCCGCCTCTGAATATGCATACGATGCGCTGTTTATGGCGGGCATATCGCGCTATCGCCTGGGCGAGTATGTAGCCGCTCAAAGCCTGTTTGCCCGTGCCAACCAGGCCGCCCTTAGTCTGGAGCAGCAGTCGCAGAGCCACTTCTGGATCGGCAAATCCCAGAACGCCCAGGGAGACACTGAAGCGGCGCGTAACACTTGGCGCACTACCATCACGATCGACCCGACCGGCTATTACAGCGAGCGCGCTCGCGACATCCTGGATGGCTTTGATCCCTTTGAGCCCCCAGCCGACTATCACCGCGAAGTGGACTTGGAAGCAGAGCGCCAACAGGCTGAGGCCTGGCTGCGTAGTACTTTCAGCCTGCCGATGGATACTGACCTCAGTGTGCCTGGTCCGCTATGGCAGGATGCCCGCTTCGTGCGCGGCACAGAGCTGTGGCACCTGGGCCGCTATCAGGCGGCCCGCAATGAGTTCGAAAGCCTGCGGGCAGACCTGAGCACGGATGCGGCCAATTCCTACCGTCTGGCGAATCACCTTGTGGAGCTGGGCATGTACCGCAGTGCGGTTTTTGCTGCGCGTGAGGTGCTCAATCTGGCAGGCATGACCGACGCAGGCACCATGAATGCGCCAGTCTATTTCAACCGGATTCGCTTCGGGCTCTATTACCAGGATCTGGTGGAGACGGACAGCGCCCGCCGCGGTATTGACCCGCTGTTCGTTTACAGCATGATGCGCCAGGAGAGCTTGTACGAGGGCTTTGTCACCTCGTCGGCCGGGGCGCGAGGTTTGCTGCAGATCATCCCGTCTACCGGGCAGGAGATGGCTGTCCACAGCGGCTGGCCGCCCAATTTCACCGGAGAAGACCTATACCGCCCTAATGTCAGCATTCGCCTAGGCGTCGAATACCTGGCGCGCCAGCTCAACGCTTTTGACGGCGATCTCTACGTAGCCTTGGCCGCATACAACGCCGGCCCGGGCAATGCGATCTTCTGGCGTGACCAAGCCCAGGGTGACCCGGATCTGTTCGTTGAGATCGTGCAATTCACGGAAACGCGTAACCACTTGCGTAGCATCTACGAGATATACGATATCTATCGCAGGCTGTACGCAGCTCAATAAAAAACGCTCGTATCGGGCGTTTTTTTGTTTATGGTGTGGTTGCTGCAGGCGTATCTGTGCTCTGCTGGGGTTGTGAAGTGGGCTCCAGCTCGTCTAGCTGGCCACGCGCCACCAGGAACCACTCGGCCAGTGTAGTGAAGCGGTCGCTGGTCTGGTACAGCGGCCCAACCGATACGCCACGCACAAGGGAGGACACGCCATAGCTATAGACCGGGAAGTACAGCGGGATCGCCGGCGCCTGATTGATGAAGTGGTTCTGGAAGTTGCGGTACAGGCGTGCGCGCTGCACCTGGCTGGTGGTCACACGGGCTTCTTCCAGGTATTCGCTGGCGCGGCGATCATCCCAGCGGGAGTAGTTCTGCCCGCCGGAGACGGCGGCCTGGTGCCAGAAGGGGTAAGGGTCCGGGTCAGGGTAGTTCGAAAGGTTCAGGTCGATCAGCGCCGCCTGGTAGCTGCGCGGCTCAAGGTAGTTTGCGATCAGATCAGCATATGGAACGGCAAGCAGGTTGACTTCAATTCCCAGCGCAGCCAGGTCGCTTTTGATGCTCTCAGCGATCAGGGTGTGCTGGGGTGTGTCCGGGTGCGCCAGCTGGAAACGCAGGTCAATACCGTCTTTGCTGCGCACCTGGCCGCCAGTGGCGGGAATACTGTAGCCGGCCTCGCGCAGCAGGTTGGTGGCCGCTTCCACGTTGTACTCAATGCGTGGCAGGCTTTCGTTGTAGGCCCAGGTGCCAGGCAATATCGGTCCATTGGCCAGCATAGCCTGCCCGCCCAGATACTGGTCAATGATCCACTGGCGATTAATGCCTTGCAGGATCGCCTGGCGCACGCCTAGCTCGCTGAAGAACGGCACTTCCGTGCTGCCCAGGTTCATGATCATCATCGTGAGGCGCGGCAGGCGGCTGGTGTACACGCTCAGCGAGGGATCATTGAGTGCGTTGCTCAATACCTGCGGGCTCAGATAACTTACACCCATCACATCGCCGCGCTGGTAGGCGGCATAGGCGGCCTCAGAACTGTCGTAATAGTTGAAAATGACCTGATCGAGAAACGGCCGGCCAGCGTAATAGCCATCCCATGCTTCCAGAACTACACCATTGATCTGCCCATCCTGAGACAGCAGTTCGCCGAAGCGGTAAGGGCCGGAGCCAACGGGCTGTAAGTTATAAGGAGCATTCAACAGCTCGACCGCGCTCATGTTTCCCAGCAGGTGCTGGGGCAGTACGCCAAAGGTCAAATAATCCTGAAACGGGGCAAACGACTTGGGCAGGACGAGCTGCATATTGCGCGGGTCAAGCACGATGACTTCCACTGAGCTCCACAGGTTGCGCACATCCGCCGGGATGGGCAGATCTGGGTTGCGCATCAGTTCAATGGTGAAGGCAACATCTTGGGTTGTGAGGGGCGCGCCGTCGTGCCAGGTCAGGCCTTGGCGCAGGGTGATGTTGTACGTTTCGCCGGTCACCACCACGCCCCAGGCCTCGGCCAGGTCAGGCTGCGGGTTGCCGCGCTCGTCAAAGCGAAGCAGGCCGCTGAACAGCAGGCGGTTGATATCCTGGTCAGCCGGGTTGGCGTCGTCAAGCAGGGGGTTAAGGCGGCCCAGGGTCCCCACCAGGCCTTCGATATAGATGCCGCCTTGGCCCGGCTCAGCCGTCAGGCTGCGCAGAAGGGGTTGCCGCGCCAGTAACAGAATGGCAATGGCAGCCAAGGCCAGCACCACAAGCAGGAGCTGCCAACGAAGCTTTTTCATTGTGAAGCGTAACCGGCTTCAGAAACCAGAGTTAGCCTGATACGTATACCGTGTAGATAGCCAGGGCGAAAAAGACCACGCTCAGGACGATCGTAGCCCGGAACAGGGTCTTCTCCAGGCCGCGGCGGGTGGAGAAGGTGGTGGCTACCTCAGCGCCGCCAATGCCCCCCAAGCCTGCTTGCTTGCTCTGCAGCAGGATGGTGGCCACCAGGGCAACCGAGGTAATGATGATCGCAATATCGAGAATCGTTTCCATTTGTTTTTACACCAATCCTATAGGGTCAAGCGGTGGCGATTATACCTGTGGCTTTGAAGCTTCGTCAATTCGCCGGCAATTTAACATAGTAACTACTCATTCAAAAACTTATGTTCTATAATTGCTTTTATGGTCGCCAACTTTAATCTTCAGGCTCCTTTCAAACCCACGGGTGA contains the following coding sequences:
- a CDS encoding HEAT repeat domain-containing protein; the encoded protein is MENDNHSEDQLSFSDVLAALQDEKTPLAPRYLYRLSALEPADLAALLPVWQQLSAARRVAVLEDLEMLAESNTVMDFDSVNEMALTDEDARVRVVAIRGLWATEQPALIGQLVQILQTDKDMDVRAQAAAGLGRFVYLGEVGEISAAAQQEAEAALLEVLHGDEDPLIQRRALESMGFSSRPEVAELIENAFDGGEEEWVSSALFAMGRSADERWGPQVMHSLADPNMEISREAAKAAGELELSEARPGLFDLLQDEESEVRLAAAWALSQIGGNGIADALEEMIERAEDEDEIDLLESAIENLAFANEMDELNLLDFSPEDLEDFANPDAVDDEDPDQE
- a CDS encoding acylphosphatase translates to MNERMTAIVRGGVQGVGFRYFVWQQARSLGLTGWVRNLLNGNVEVLAEGSRAHLEQIALALRSGPPAADVKDCEIEWLPASDEFAGFDVKY
- the radC gene encoding DNA repair protein RadC, which encodes MGDETTYRIADIAINERPRERLKQHGAGSLSTAELLAVLLRTGLQGENAVALAQRLLQSFGGLAGLHRADFAEMESTHGLGEAKAATIKAAIELGRRLHTQDPEQRVRISSPADAATLVQYEMSALEQEHLRTILLTTRNEVIEIAEIYRGSLNSAPVRIADVFKPAIRKNAAAIILVHNHPSGDPTPSPDDIALTKAIREAGQLLGLEVLDHIIVGQGRFVSLKEKRLGL
- a CDS encoding tetratricopeptide repeat protein; this translates as MPWRAILFTVLALALGSLACNMQRVLDPSLPTSTLPSAAQATPVTPQPTAAPTPTNSARVQSADRLFFYGDWEGALAEYQRVYQSDEPDLQAPALLGVGRAYVKLGRYAEAATALNSVISQFSASEHAAAAYFALAEMHTLQNNHAAAAQAYQQYIDTRPGVLDAYVHELRGDALLAAADTDGALAAYNAAMLAPRLGDTLALQVKIGKLHTTRNDHQAAILVYQNVYTTTANDYLKAEMDLLMGRAYQAMGDSAQAHALFQDAVTKFPLAFSSYAALVELVNAGVAVDELQRGLVDYYAATNSSGSTATELYLVAIAAFDRYLSTAPADHNDTAHYFRALSLRNTGDYEAAIRELDGMLAEHLLGTYWLDGYLQKADIQWRYLDNFDAAIATLEGFLVTNAGHPNAARVLYQAGMVAEVGGRLTRAAEIFPRVANEYPASEYAYDALFMAGISRYRLGEYVAAQSLFARANQAALSLEQQSQSHFWIGKSQNAQGDTEAARNTWRTTITIDPTGYYSERARDILDGFDPFEPPADYHREVDLEAERQQAEAWLRSTFSLPMDTDLSVPGPLWQDARFVRGTELWHLGRYQAARNEFESLRADLSTDAANSYRLANHLVELGMYRSAVFAAREVLNLAGMTDAGTMNAPVYFNRIRFGLYYQDLVETDSARRGIDPLFVYSMMRQESLYEGFVTSSAGARGLLQIIPSTGQEMAVHSGWPPNFTGEDLYRPNVSIRLGVEYLARQLNAFDGDLYVALAAYNAGPGNAIFWRDQAQGDPDLFVEIVQFTETRNHLRSIYEIYDIYRRLYAAQ
- a CDS encoding peptide ABC transporter substrate-binding protein; the protein is MKKLRWQLLLVVLALAAIAILLLARQPLLRSLTAEPGQGGIYIEGLVGTLGRLNPLLDDANPADQDINRLLFSGLLRFDERGNPQPDLAEAWGVVVTGETYNITLRQGLTWHDGAPLTTQDVAFTIELMRNPDLPIPADVRNLWSSVEVIVLDPRNMQLVLPKSFAPFQDYLTFGVLPQHLLGNMSAVELLNAPYNLQPVGSGPYRFGELLSQDGQINGVVLEAWDGYYAGRPFLDQVIFNYYDSSEAAYAAYQRGDVMGVSYLSPQVLSNALNDPSLSVYTSRLPRLTMMIMNLGSTEVPFFSELGVRQAILQGINRQWIIDQYLGGQAMLANGPILPGTWAYNESLPRIEYNVEAATNLLREAGYSIPATGGQVRSKDGIDLRFQLAHPDTPQHTLIAESIKSDLAALGIEVNLLAVPYADLIANYLEPRSYQAALIDLNLSNYPDPDPYPFWHQAAVSGGQNYSRWDDRRASEYLEEARVTTSQVQRARLYRNFQNHFINQAPAIPLYFPVYSYGVSSLVRGVSVGPLYQTSDRFTTLAEWFLVARGQLDELEPTSQPQQSTDTPAATTP
- the secG gene encoding preprotein translocase subunit SecG, which encodes METILDIAIIITSVALVATILLQSKQAGLGGIGGAEVATTFSTRRGLEKTLFRATIVLSVVFFALAIYTVYVSG